Within Acidobacteriota bacterium, the genomic segment GGTTCTCAATCGCCAGGGGCGCTTTTCGGAGGTCCGCGACCTGGCGCGACAGTCGCTGGCTGCCCTGGTGCCGGCTGGCGTCTTCAAGGAAGCGGCGACGGCTCTCGCCTTCTTCCACCAGGCGGCCCACCAGGAAAAAGTCTCGGAAGAGGTCATTCGCGGCGTCGCCCGCTTCCTGCGGCTGGCCAAGACCGACCCCTCGCTCTCGATCCGCACCTGAGCCGGTCGGCGGACTGCCGTTACTCCCACTCGGCGGCGGGGCAGGCCTTCTCGAGGTCTGCGATGGCGGTGCCGTAGCTCTCCAGGAATTGGCGCGGGTTCTGGTGGTCCCGGCCCTGTAGGGCGGGCCCCACGAACACGTCGCAGAAGAAGGGCACCGGCAGCAGGCTGCCTTTGGGCAGGGCTTTGCCCAGGCCGTGGAGGAAGATCGGGATCACCGGCACCTCGGGGCGGCGCTCGGCGAGCCTGCCCAGCCCACTCTTGAACTCTGCCATGCGCTCCGGCTCGCCGCGGGTGCCTTCCGGAAACAGGATCAGTAGCTCGTTGCGATCGAGGGCGTCCTCGAGAGCGGCGAGGGGATCGCCGCTGCGGCTTCCTCGGCGCTCGATCGGCAGG encodes:
- a CDS encoding lysophospholipid acyltransferase family protein, which translates into the protein MLKHLFVALVLRPVVLIVLGLNVRHRERLPTSGPAILAANHNSHLDTAVLLSLLPQRLAGRIRPVAAADYFLSNPLLAWFSRHLLGILPIERRGSRSGDPLAALEDALDRNELLILFPEGTRGEPERMAEFKSGLGRLAERRPEVPVIPIFLHGLGKALPKGSLLPVPFFCDVFVGPALQGRDHQNPRQFLESYGTAIADLEKACPAAEWE